One Caretta caretta isolate rCarCar2 chromosome 24, rCarCar1.hap1, whole genome shotgun sequence genomic region harbors:
- the LOC125625672 gene encoding chemerin-like receptor 1, whose product MVTLLRMVFPILSLVLSAVAFFTGLPLNGYVVFVTSCRTGRTASAVWFLNRAMADFLFIVFLPIRFIFILNLDQAKILNNTVISLHMFSSAFLLTALSVDRCILVACPEWTRNHRTPLLAFMIVISLWAMSVGFSLRYGDLWESLLSPASIRMNVPLDEGRVKAAFVIQFLVGFLIPLALILIPTFYIVLAAKLRRNRLIQSTKPLKILLGLIPTFFVCWLPYHVFSFLLISPKYPLPFLVTESNFACILSYFNSCLNPIFYLTMEEEFLRYQHRARNPQTTDNSGPELAE is encoded by the coding sequence ATGGTAACTCTCCTGAGAATGGTGTTCCCAATCCTCTCTCTGGTGCTGAGTGCCGTGGCCTTCTTCACCGGGCTGCCATTGAATGGGTACGTCGTCTTTGTCACCAGCTGCCGTACAGGGAGGACGGCCAGCGCCGTGTGGTTCCTGAACCGGGCCATGGCCGATTTCCTCTTTATCGTCTTCCTGCCAATCAGATTCATCTTCATCCTGAACTTAGACCAGGCCAAGATACTGAACAACACCGTTATCTCACTCCACATGTTCTCCAGTGCCTTCCTCCTCACGGCCCTCAGTGTCGATCGCTGCATCCTCGTGGCATGCCCTGAGTGGACCCGGAACCACCGCACACCCCTCCTGGCTTTCATGATTGTTATAAGCCTGTGGGCCATGTCTGTTGGGTTCAGCTTGCGGTATGGTGATCTCTGGGAATCCCTGCTCTCACCGGCCAGTATACGCATGAATGTCCCACTGGATGAAGGGAGGGTGAAGGCTGCCTTTGTGATCCAGTTCCTAGTCGGGTTTCTGATCCCATTAGCCTTGATCTTAATCCCAACCTTCTACATCGTTCTAGCTGCCAAGCTGAGAAGGAACAGGCTGATCCAGTCCACCAAGCCACTCAAGATCCTTCTTGGCTTGATCCCGACCTTTTTCGTCTGCTGGCTGCCGTATCACGTCTTCTCCTTCCTGCTGATCTCACCTAAGTACCCCCTGCCTTTTCTTGTCACAGAAAGCAATTTTGCTTGTATCCTGTCATATTTCAACAGTTGCCTCAACCCCATCTTCTACCTCACCATGGAGGAAGAGTTTCTGAGGTACCAGCATCGTGCACGCAACCCCCAAACCACCGACAACTCAGGGCCGGAGCTGGCTGAATAG